In the genome of Gloeotrichia echinulata CP02, one region contains:
- a CDS encoding DUF262 domain-containing protein, translating into MQYRTIKKNITTKFGAFSMIANRYLISGETFVLPDKSGIYQVSLSDDEINEKYKKGEIRIVTEQARYPLDSIETMLDSKKYILNPEYQRRKRWDNTRKSRLIESFIMNVPIPPIFLYEVDYSIYEVMDGLQRLTAIYDFYKGKFNLEGLEYWRELNGRNCINLPEQVKRGIDRRYLSSIVLLQETAKSTEEADFLKQIVFERLNSGGEKLTPQETRNALRNGKFNQLCIKLAQNDSFRKMWKLPLESEGEEKLLESESYRKMEDVELVLRFFAYRHIANFKSPVDKFLDDYLKQANNYLDETIKNLENLFNETIDLVYSIFGDAAFIPPKEKRDNKTPIKTVYDPMMQVVANNIDKKEILLKNSQSIRTNLYSDKELLYVKEENNRPLFDGRYNNKKDVEARIKYFQEFLQGFTS; encoded by the coding sequence GTGCAGTACCGTACTATTAAAAAAAATATCACCACAAAATTTGGAGCTTTCAGCATGATAGCAAATAGGTATTTAATTTCAGGCGAAACGTTTGTTTTACCAGATAAGTCGGGTATTTATCAAGTCTCCCTTTCAGACGATGAGATTAATGAAAAATACAAAAAGGGAGAGATAAGAATTGTAACGGAACAGGCTCGTTACCCACTTGATAGCATAGAAACTATGCTTGACAGTAAAAAGTATATCCTAAATCCTGAATACCAGCGCAGGAAAAGGTGGGACAATACTCGAAAATCCCGTTTGATAGAATCATTTATAATGAATGTGCCGATTCCACCTATCTTTTTGTATGAAGTAGATTACTCTATCTATGAAGTGATGGACGGCTTGCAAAGGCTAACAGCTATTTATGATTTTTACAAAGGAAAATTTAATTTGGAAGGATTGGAATATTGGCGAGAACTTAACGGTCGAAATTGTATAAATTTACCTGAACAAGTTAAAAGAGGAATAGATAGGCGTTATTTATCATCTATTGTATTGCTGCAGGAGACAGCAAAAAGTACAGAAGAAGCTGATTTTCTTAAGCAAATAGTTTTTGAAAGATTGAATAGTGGTGGAGAGAAACTAACTCCACAGGAAACAAGAAATGCCCTACGCAATGGCAAGTTTAATCAATTATGTATAAAGCTTGCTCAAAATGATTCTTTCCGTAAAATGTGGAAACTACCTTTAGAATCCGAAGGAGAAGAAAAATTACTTGAAAGTGAATCTTATCGCAAAATGGAAGATGTCGAATTGGTTTTGCGATTCTTTGCTTATCGCCATATAGCTAACTTCAAATCTCCAGTGGATAAGTTTTTAGACGACTATTTAAAACAAGCAAATAATTATCTTGACGAAACAATAAAAAATCTTGAGAATCTTTTTAATGAAACTATTGATTTGGTTTATTCAATCTTTGGAGATGCAGCTTTTATACCACCAAAAGAAAAGCGTGACAACAAAACACCAATAAAAACTGTTTATGATCCAATGATGCAGGTGGTTGCAAATAATATTGACAAAAAGGAAATTTTACTCAAAAATAGCCAATCCATACGGACAAACCTATACTCAGATAAAGAATTGCTATACGTCAAAGAAGAGAACAATAGACCACTTTTTGATGGTAGATATAATAACAAAAAAGATGTAGAAGCACGCATAAAATATTTCCAGGAATTTCTACAAGGTTTTACCTCATAA
- a CDS encoding MAE_28990/MAE_18760 family HEPN-like nuclease, whose amino-acid sequence MNATSLESFKKEINQVREYFKHIQYVDNMVACAVSPTDSEEIKVLLNKLKDHHRSFRTDKKIFEYKASIISLYGLLEKHVETWIKEYLDSLAVLAIDYNNIDEKIRNNHFELSLKLINTIASRESAKYQHLTKEQVLKKLNECIVNPASYKFNTEAFVLLSGNLKHKQIVKIFDLISVNLNEELKKNRTIIQYFENDRGITNISNKNTDTLYNKINDLVERRNQIAHGSETLDNILDISELEPYIQFLEKYCQAIFEILSEELIKKESIYTFQKIENVVKIFGNKILAFEI is encoded by the coding sequence ATGAATGCAACGTCATTGGAGAGCTTCAAAAAAGAAATAAATCAAGTACGAGAATATTTTAAACATATTCAATATGTGGATAATATGGTGGCTTGTGCTGTGTCACCGACTGATAGTGAGGAAATTAAAGTCTTATTAAATAAGTTAAAAGACCATCATAGAAGTTTCAGAACAGATAAAAAGATATTTGAATACAAAGCATCTATTATTTCGCTTTATGGCTTACTAGAAAAGCATGTAGAAACTTGGATTAAAGAATATCTTGATTCACTTGCAGTTTTAGCTATAGACTATAACAATATAGATGAAAAAATTAGAAACAATCATTTTGAACTTTCTTTGAAACTAATAAACACTATTGCTAGTAGAGAAAGTGCTAAATATCAGCATCTCACCAAAGAACAAGTTTTAAAAAAGCTGAATGAATGTATCGTAAATCCTGCAAGTTACAAATTCAATACAGAAGCATTTGTTCTTTTATCAGGTAATTTAAAACATAAACAAATTGTAAAAATATTTGATCTGATCAGTGTGAACTTAAATGAAGAATTAAAAAAAAATAGAACAATAATTCAGTATTTTGAAAATGATAGAGGAATTACAAACATTTCAAATAAAAATACAGATACTTTATACAATAAAATCAACGATTTAGTTGAAAGGAGAAATCAGATTGCTCACGGTTCAGAGACATTAGATAATATTTTAGATATATCGGAATTGGAACCTTATATCCAATTTTTGGAAAAATATTGTCAAGCGATTTTTGAAATATTGTCTGAGGAGCTTATCAAAAAAGAATCAATTTATACATTTCAAAAGATAGAAAACGTAGTGAAAATTTTTGGGAATAAAATATTGGCGTTTGAAATTTAA
- a CDS encoding NIL domain-containing protein, whose translation MKKRVTLTFPKRAIQMPVTYRLAKEFNVAANIIRAQVAPNQIGKLVLELSGDIDQLDAAIEWMRSQHINVSHSLGEIAIDEDVCVHCGLCTGVCPTEALTLKEETFKLTFTRSRCIVCEQCIPTCPVQAISTNL comes from the coding sequence GTGAAAAAACGAGTCACCCTCACCTTTCCCAAACGGGCCATTCAAATGCCAGTTACCTACCGACTGGCAAAAGAGTTTAACGTAGCTGCAAATATTATCCGCGCCCAAGTAGCCCCAAATCAAATTGGTAAACTAGTATTGGAACTATCCGGGGATATCGATCAGTTAGATGCAGCTATTGAGTGGATGCGATCGCAGCATATCAACGTTTCCCATTCTTTAGGCGAAATCGCAATTGATGAAGATGTCTGTGTCCACTGTGGCTTATGTACTGGGGTTTGTCCTACCGAAGCCCTCACCCTCAAAGAGGAAACTTTTAAGCTCACATTCACGCGATCGCGCTGCATTGTCTGTGAACAGTGTATCCCCACCTGTCCCGTCCAGGCAATCTCAACTAATCTTTAA
- a CDS encoding thioredoxin family protein, with product MTTDSPVNAQENPSNGARVRNFLIAIVAIALSVALFLGLRSETTSVSLSKLDQASTPLEMAISNGKPSLVEFYADWCTVCQKMAPDIAQIEQQYADKVNFVMLNVDNNKWLPEMLKYRVDGIPHFLFLGKNGDTIAQAIGDQPRTVMASNLEALVTDSPLPYAQASGKTSQFSAPVAPTASQDDPRSHGSQVVNGG from the coding sequence ATGACTACAGATTCACCTGTGAATGCTCAAGAAAACCCTAGTAATGGGGCCAGGGTCAGAAATTTCTTAATTGCAATTGTGGCGATCGCCCTCAGCGTTGCCCTATTCTTAGGATTGCGAAGTGAGACAACCTCCGTTTCCCTCTCCAAGTTAGACCAGGCGTCCACACCCCTAGAGATGGCCATTAGCAACGGTAAACCCTCCCTAGTAGAATTTTACGCTGATTGGTGTACTGTCTGCCAAAAAATGGCCCCAGATATCGCCCAGATAGAACAGCAGTATGCTGACAAGGTGAATTTTGTCATGCTAAATGTAGATAATAACAAATGGCTACCAGAAATGCTGAAATATCGGGTAGATGGGATTCCCCATTTTCTGTTTTTGGGTAAAAATGGAGACACTATTGCCCAGGCGATCGGCGATCAACCCCGCACAGTCATGGCCAGTAATTTAGAAGCTTTGGTGACTGATTCGCCTTTACCTTATGCTCAAGCAAGTGGTAAAACTTCGCAATTTTCTGCACCAGTCGCACCAACAGCTAGTCAAGATGATCCTCGCAGTCATGGTAGCCAAGTCGTAAATGGTGGATAA
- a CDS encoding sugar ABC transporter permease: protein MNQLSPKDRMLLKQRLTPYLFLLPALILLGLTVFWPALQAFYLSFTSYEDLGQPAQWAGLTNFFRLWKDAVFWKTLENTFLYLVGVVPILVIAPLGLAILVNQKLRGMNWFRTAYYTPVVISMVVAGIAWKWLYAENGLLNQFLKSLGIFPEGIPWLTSPDKLFGLVPISLASVMAVTIWKGLGYYMVIYLAGLQSIPADVYEAAAIDGSDGIRQHWEITIPLMRPYLALVAVISAISATKVFEEVYIMTQGGPLDSSKTIVYYLYEQAFSNLEISYACTIGLVLFLIILGLSVLRLVINQQGRVESPAPLQD, encoded by the coding sequence ATGAATCAATTGTCGCCCAAAGATAGGATGTTGCTCAAACAACGATTGACGCCTTATTTATTTTTGCTCCCTGCGTTGATTCTCTTGGGGTTAACCGTATTTTGGCCTGCACTCCAAGCATTTTACCTCAGTTTTACCAGCTACGAAGATTTGGGACAGCCGGCGCAATGGGCTGGATTAACTAACTTTTTCCGTCTATGGAAAGACGCAGTTTTTTGGAAAACCTTAGAAAACACTTTTCTCTATCTTGTTGGTGTCGTCCCCATTTTGGTAATTGCGCCTCTAGGGTTGGCAATTTTAGTAAATCAGAAATTGCGGGGAATGAATTGGTTTAGAACTGCATATTATACCCCAGTCGTAATTTCAATGGTAGTGGCGGGGATAGCCTGGAAATGGTTGTATGCAGAAAACGGGTTGCTCAATCAGTTTCTCAAAAGTTTAGGTATTTTTCCTGAAGGGATTCCTTGGTTAACTAGTCCAGACAAACTGTTTGGCCTTGTGCCAATTTCCCTAGCCAGCGTCATGGCTGTTACCATCTGGAAGGGACTCGGCTACTATATGGTGATTTACTTAGCGGGGTTGCAATCAATACCCGCCGATGTGTACGAAGCCGCAGCCATTGACGGCTCAGATGGTATCCGCCAACACTGGGAGATTACCATACCCTTAATGAGACCTTATCTGGCGCTAGTGGCGGTGATTTCAGCGATTTCTGCTACCAAAGTTTTTGAAGAAGTATACATTATGACCCAAGGCGGACCACTCGATAGCTCCAAAACAATTGTTTACTATCTCTATGAGCAAGCATTCAGCAACTTAGAAATTAGCTATGCTTGTACAATTGGGCTAGTTTTATTTTTAATCATTTTGGGGCTATCAGTTCTGCGATTGGTCATCAATCAGCAGGGTAGGGTTGAATCTCCCGCACCACTACAAGATTAA
- a CDS encoding DUF4058 family protein, with protein sequence MNSPFPGMNPYLENPVFCSEVHHRLITAITDTIEENIPPQYRVAIEQRTYLSDDSDSVLVGIPGVSVFSQQTSPQQYSSTATQIATSEGITVMIPLPEHITENYLEIREVSTGFVVTSIEILSPKNKRPGEGRKAYELKRKQVLASLSHLVEIDLLRTGKPMSILGQFPGTDYQILVSRSETRPQAKLYGFSIRETIPVFPLPLQSEDTEPILDLQSLLHGIYSTSYSDEVQNCITRCRGTALPCPYRCTSLGRETLYNRARYYLAIDYNKEPVPPLNLEDAVWSLTLLREQGLRT encoded by the coding sequence ATGAATTCTCCATTTCCCGGAATGAATCCTTATTTAGAAAATCCTGTGTTTTGCTCAGAAGTACATCATCGATTAATTACAGCGATCACCGATACGATTGAGGAAAATATTCCCCCACAATATCGAGTTGCTATTGAACAACGTACTTATTTAAGTGATGACTCGGATTCTGTATTAGTTGGTATACCAGGTGTTTCTGTTTTTTCTCAACAAACATCACCCCAGCAATACTCATCAACTGCTACCCAAATAGCGACATCAGAAGGCATTACGGTGATGATACCTTTACCTGAACATATTACGGAAAATTACTTGGAAATTAGAGAGGTTTCTACAGGTTTTGTGGTGACATCTATCGAAATTTTATCTCCTAAAAATAAACGCCCAGGCGAGGGTAGAAAAGCGTATGAACTGAAACGCAAACAGGTTTTAGCTAGTCTTTCTCACTTGGTCGAAATTGATTTACTCAGAACTGGAAAACCCATGTCAATTTTAGGGCAATTTCCTGGAACAGATTATCAAATTCTTGTTAGTAGAAGTGAAACACGTCCTCAAGCTAAATTATACGGATTTAGTATCAGAGAAACAATTCCCGTATTTCCATTACCTTTACAGTCAGAAGATACAGAACCGATTCTAGATTTGCAATCTTTATTGCATGGTATATATAGCACTTCCTATTCAGATGAGGTACAAAATTGTATCACGCGATGTAGGGGCACGGCACTGCCGTGCCCTTACCGATGTACCTCACTAGGGCGAGAAACGCTATACAATCGTGCCAGATATTATTTAGCAATTGATTATAATAAAGAACCAGTACCACCCTTAAACTTAGAAGATGCTGTATGGTCTTTAACCCTTTTACGCGAACAAGGGTTAAGGACTTGA
- a CDS encoding 4Fe-4S single cluster domain-containing protein produces the protein MPQYLTNPSTLEIAPGYLNIMGYVDESEVNGPGCRAVIWVQGCPRECSGCFNPDSWSFEVNQLISIDTLFENIQKNKRNTGVTFSGGEPFSQAPALASLARKLKAAGFNVMSFTGYTLKQLQSESAPPGAQELLEQLDILIDGPFVESLAIHSPTSPVSSSNQQVHIFNPDFKDQITWASDQIEIHILKDGNRIVTGYQGILELT, from the coding sequence ATGCCACAATACCTCACCAACCCATCAACCTTAGAAATCGCCCCTGGCTATCTGAATATTATGGGCTATGTTGATGAATCAGAAGTCAACGGGCCTGGCTGTCGTGCAGTCATTTGGGTGCAAGGATGTCCGCGAGAGTGTTCTGGCTGCTTTAATCCTGACTCCTGGTCATTTGAGGTTAACCAACTGATTTCTATTGATACCCTATTTGAGAACATCCAGAAGAACAAGCGCAATACAGGCGTCACCTTCTCTGGTGGTGAACCATTTTCGCAAGCACCTGCATTAGCATCTTTGGCGCGTAAACTCAAAGCTGCGGGATTTAATGTGATGTCATTTACTGGCTACACCTTGAAGCAGCTACAGTCAGAATCGGCGCCTCCAGGTGCCCAAGAATTATTAGAACAACTAGATATCCTCATTGACGGGCCATTTGTGGAATCTCTCGCAATTCATTCTCCCACCTCCCCAGTTTCTTCCAGCAATCAACAGGTTCATATATTTAACCCCGACTTTAAAGACCAGATTACCTGGGCGAGTGACCAGATAGAGATTCATATCCTTAAAGATGGAAACCGCATTGTCACAGGTTATCAAGGTATATTGGAATTGACTTGA
- a CDS encoding response regulator: MVDDNQENAKLLVKWLQTIGFEVREAENGEKAIAIWEIWQPHLMWMDTRMPVMNGIEATRQIRARETAAATSQVEGQNPSISHHRTVIIALTSSTSEEKFQEILAAGYDNLVCKPAPAAVIFATMAEYLDVSYFYEKFPLSRNSTIEQCYSINNIPTSDLMQQLSRMPKNWMRQLYNAANEVNEELIHHLITQISTNPLTLAEILTDLVKDFRFDIIVSCTQALLND, from the coding sequence GTGGTTGATGACAATCAAGAAAACGCTAAACTGCTAGTAAAATGGCTACAAACGATTGGTTTTGAAGTACGGGAAGCAGAAAATGGTGAAAAGGCGATCGCAATTTGGGAAATTTGGCAACCACACCTGATGTGGATGGATACACGTATGCCCGTCATGAACGGTATCGAAGCAACTAGACAAATTCGAGCTAGGGAGACCGCTGCGGCTACAAGTCAGGTGGAAGGGCAAAATCCCTCTATTTCCCATCACCGCACCGTGATTATTGCACTCACCAGCAGCACTAGTGAGGAAAAGTTCCAGGAAATATTAGCCGCTGGTTACGATAATTTGGTTTGCAAACCAGCACCAGCAGCAGTGATTTTTGCAACAATGGCTGAATATTTAGATGTGAGTTATTTTTATGAAAAATTTCCTCTTTCTCGGAATTCTACCATTGAGCAATGTTATTCTATAAACAATATACCAACTTCAGATTTGATGCAACAATTGAGCAGAATGCCCAAAAACTGGATGAGACAGTTATATAATGCAGCTAACGAAGTTAATGAAGAGTTGATACACCACTTAATTACACAAATATCAACGAATCCCCTAACTTTAGCGGAAATTTTAACAGATTTAGTCAAGGATTTCCGTTTTGATATCATCGTTAGTTGTACTCAGGCACTGCTCAATGATTAA